The genomic window GCTCGACGGCGAAAATCTGACGCTCGCCGATCTGCAGGCGATCGCCGACTTGGGCGCGCCGGTGGCGCTGGCGCCGGCGGCGGCGGCCGCGGTCGACGCTGCCCGCGCGGTGGTCGATCGCCATGCCGACGGCGATGCGCCGGTCTACGGCGTCAACACCGGCTTCGGGTCGCTGGCCGAAGTGCGCATCGCCAGGAGCGCGCTCGACGAGCTGCAGCGCAACCTGCTGCGCAGCCACGCCGCCGGCGTCGACGTGCCGCTGCCGGCGCGTGCGGTGCGCGCGATGATGGCGCTGCGCGCCAACGCGCTGGCCAAGGGGTTCTCGGGCATCCGCCGCGACACCCTCGATCTGCTGATCGCGGCGCTCAACGCACGCGTCCACCCGATCGTGCCCAGCCGCGGCTCGGTCGGGGCAAGCGGCGATCTGGCCCCGCTCGCCCACCTCTCGCTCGTCCTGATCGGCGAAGGACACGCGACGGTCGGCGACGATCCCTCGACCGTCGACGGCGCGGCCGCGCTGGCGGGCGCCGGTCTGGCGCCGGTGACGCTCGGACCGAAGGAAGGGCTGGCGCTGATCAACGGCACCCAGGCGTCGACCGCCGTCGCGGCGCTCGCGGTGCTCGGCGCCGAACGGCTGGCGCGCGCCGCCGACCTCGCCGCGGCGCTGACCATCGACGGGCTGCGCGGCTCCTACCATCCGTTCGAAGCCCGCCTCCACGCGCCACGGCCGCACCCCGGCCAGCAGCGGTCGGCCGCCAATCTCCTGGCGCTCCTCCAGGACAGCGCCATCAATCGATCTCACGAGAATTGCGGCCGCGTCCAGGACGCCTACTCGATGCGCTGCGCGCCGCAGGTGCACGGCGCCGCCCGCGACGCCTGCGCCTACGCCCGCGCCGCGATCGAGATCGAGATGAACGCCGCGACCGACAACCCGATGGTGTTCGCCGATGTCGACACCGCCGGCCCGGGGGCCGGCGATATTGTCTCGGGCGGCAACTTCCACGGCGCGCCGGTCGCAATCGCGGCGGATCTGCTGGTGCTCGGCCTGGTCCAGCTCGCCACCATCTCGGAACGCCGGTCGGATCGGCTCGTCAATCCGGCGCTCAGCGGGCTGGCGCCGTTTCTCACCCGCGATTCGGGACTGCATTCGGGCTACATGCTGGCCCAGGTGACCGCGGCGGC from Vicinamibacterales bacterium includes these protein-coding regions:
- the hutH gene encoding histidine ammonia-lyase, with product MIRLDGENLTLADLQAIADLGAPVALAPAAAAAVDAARAVVDRHADGDAPVYGVNTGFGSLAEVRIARSALDELQRNLLRSHAAGVDVPLPARAVRAMMALRANALAKGFSGIRRDTLDLLIAALNARVHPIVPSRGSVGASGDLAPLAHLSLVLIGEGHATVGDDPSTVDGAAALAGAGLAPVTLGPKEGLALINGTQASTAVAALAVLGAERLARAADLAAALTIDGLRGSYHPFEARLHAPRPHPGQQRSAANLLALLQDSAINRSHENCGRVQDAYSMRCAPQVHGAARDACAYARAAIEIEMNAATDNPMVFADVDTAGPGAGDIVSGGNFHGAPVAIAADLLVLGLVQLATISERRSDRLVNPALSGLAPFLTRDSGLHSGYMLAQVTAAALTSELKTLAHPASADTIPTSANREDHVSMSMAAALKAERALTLATRVIAIEVLLACQAIDLLAPLTTSPALAPVHARVRSDVATLAGDRPPSPDIESIAALISSGSLERSCASEVK